In one Sphingomonas hankookensis genomic region, the following are encoded:
- the rbfA gene encoding 30S ribosome-binding factor RbfA: MSDTTPETRSVRLLRVGEQVRHILSDILARGDVHDEVLEKHLVSVTEVRMSPDLRHATVFVKPFLGKDEQVVLKALRTNTAYLQSEVARRVNLKYAAKLKFLIDESFDEGTRIDQLLRDPKVARDLEPGEGEAEG; this comes from the coding sequence ATGTCAGACACCACGCCCGAAACCCGCTCCGTCCGCCTGCTGCGCGTCGGCGAACAGGTCCGCCACATCCTGTCGGACATTCTCGCGCGCGGCGACGTGCATGACGAGGTGCTGGAAAAGCATCTCGTCTCGGTCACCGAAGTCCGCATGTCGCCCGACCTGCGCCACGCGACCGTCTTCGTGAAGCCGTTCCTCGGCAAGGACGAGCAGGTCGTGCTCAAGGCGCTCAGGACCAACACCGCCTATCTCCAGTCGGAGGTCGCACGGCGGGTGAACCTGAAATATGCCGCCAAGCTGAAATTCCTGATCGACGAGAGCTTCGACGAAGGCACCCGTATCGACCAGCTGCTGCGCGATCCCAAGGTCGCCCGCGATCTGGAGCCGGGCGAGGGTGAGGCCGAGGGCTGA
- the infB gene encoding translation initiation factor IF-2, whose product MSDIDNDKPKLGTRAPLGLKRTVETGKVKQSFSHGRSNTVVVEVKRRRVLGRPGEEQQGTEQQAAPEAAAPAPQRAPAPAPAAPAPRPAASSNAGLSRHELQAKLLREAEEARMNAAEENRRRDERIARETAEAERARAEEKARAASEPKPAPAPEPTPAAEAPATKPVEAAPTPAPEPTPAPAPVEATPAPAPVADTPAPAPTPAPAPAPVEAKPAPAPVQAKPAPRPAPAPAPAPQPIILTADPNRPAPRRFTPVQRPEIPKPQPKPEPAPAPTPAAATARPAAGGQTARPTPSGTGQATPRRNEPARGAAPSRDRKGDDRRQSGKLTVTRALGDDGARSRSLAALKRAREKEKRGFGGPREPQVKQVRDVQVPEAITVQELANRMAEKGADLVKTLFKMGMPVTMTQTIDQDTAELLVTEFGHNIVRVSDSDIDLALDTTEDSAEALRPRPPVVTIMGHVDHGKTSLLDALRGTDVVRGEAGGITQHIGAYQVTMKDKSKITFLDTPGHEAFSEMRARGADVTDIVILAVAADDGLMPQTIEAIHHTRAAGKPMIVAINKVDKHEANPQRIRERLLEHDVQVEEMGGETQDVEVSALKKTGLQELIDKIQLQAELLELQANPDRAAEGSVIEAKLDKGRGPVATVLVRRGTLKVGDVFVVGAESGKVRALIDDKGRQVKEAGPSTPVEVLGLSGVPMAGDPLQVVESEARAREVAEYRQGVLLQKRTTQAPASLESMFSALKSKQAIEYPLVVKADTQGSVEAIVGSLNKISTDDIRVRILHSGVGGITESDVTLAAASGAPIIGFNVRPNAKAREIAERNKVALKYYDVIYTLTDDIRAGMAGTLGPEAFETVVGRAEIREVFSAGKHGKAAGLLVVEGIIRKALKARITRNDVIIYQGEIASLRRFKDDVPEVRAGLECGVTFTQNFTDIKAGDFLETYEVELRDRTL is encoded by the coding sequence ATGAGCGACATCGACAACGACAAGCCGAAGCTGGGCACCCGCGCGCCGCTCGGCCTCAAGCGCACCGTGGAGACCGGCAAGGTGAAGCAGAGCTTCAGCCATGGCCGCTCCAATACGGTGGTCGTGGAGGTGAAGCGCCGCCGCGTGCTCGGCCGTCCCGGCGAGGAACAGCAGGGCACCGAACAGCAGGCCGCCCCCGAAGCGGCGGCACCCGCCCCGCAGCGCGCGCCGGCTCCCGCTCCGGCGGCCCCCGCACCGCGCCCGGCGGCCAGCAGCAATGCCGGCCTCTCGCGCCACGAGCTGCAGGCCAAGCTGCTGCGCGAGGCCGAAGAGGCCCGCATGAACGCGGCCGAGGAAAATCGTCGTCGCGACGAACGGATCGCGCGGGAAACCGCCGAGGCCGAACGTGCGCGCGCCGAGGAAAAGGCCCGTGCCGCGTCCGAGCCGAAGCCGGCTCCAGCACCCGAACCGACCCCGGCCGCCGAAGCGCCCGCGACGAAGCCTGTCGAGGCCGCGCCGACGCCTGCGCCCGAACCGACCCCTGCGCCTGCTCCGGTAGAGGCGACGCCGGCTCCGGCACCGGTTGCGGACACGCCGGCTCCTGCGCCGACGCCCGCACCTGCGCCCGCTCCGGTCGAGGCGAAGCCCGCCCCGGCACCGGTGCAGGCGAAGCCCGCGCCACGTCCCGCACCGGCTCCGGCTCCCGCGCCGCAGCCGATCATCCTGACCGCCGACCCCAACCGGCCGGCGCCGCGTCGCTTCACCCCGGTGCAGCGTCCGGAGATCCCCAAGCCGCAGCCCAAGCCCGAACCGGCGCCTGCGCCGACTCCGGCCGCCGCTACGGCACGTCCGGCCGCCGGTGGTCAGACGGCACGTCCGACTCCGTCGGGCACCGGTCAGGCGACTCCGCGTCGCAACGAACCGGCGCGGGGTGCCGCACCGTCGCGTGACCGCAAGGGCGACGATCGCCGCCAGTCGGGCAAGCTGACCGTCACCCGTGCGCTGGGCGACGACGGGGCGCGTTCGCGCAGCCTCGCCGCGCTGAAGCGTGCGCGGGAAAAGGAAAAGCGTGGCTTTGGCGGCCCGCGCGAGCCGCAGGTCAAGCAGGTCCGCGACGTGCAGGTGCCCGAGGCGATCACGGTGCAGGAACTCGCCAACCGCATGGCGGAAAAGGGTGCCGACCTCGTCAAGACGCTGTTCAAGATGGGCATGCCCGTCACGATGACGCAGACGATCGATCAGGACACCGCCGAACTGCTGGTGACCGAATTCGGCCACAACATCGTCCGCGTCAGCGATTCGGACATCGACCTCGCGCTCGACACGACCGAGGATTCGGCCGAAGCGCTGCGTCCGCGTCCGCCGGTCGTCACGATCATGGGTCACGTCGACCACGGCAAGACGTCGCTGCTCGACGCGCTGCGCGGCACCGATGTCGTGCGCGGCGAAGCCGGTGGCATCACCCAGCATATCGGCGCCTATCAGGTGACGATGAAGGACAAGTCGAAGATCACCTTCCTCGACACGCCCGGCCACGAAGCGTTCAGCGAAATGCGCGCGCGCGGTGCCGACGTGACCGACATCGTGATCCTCGCGGTCGCCGCCGATGACGGGCTGATGCCGCAGACGATCGAGGCGATCCATCACACCCGCGCCGCCGGCAAGCCGATGATCGTGGCGATCAACAAGGTCGACAAGCACGAGGCGAACCCGCAGCGCATCCGCGAACGCCTGCTCGAACATGACGTGCAGGTCGAGGAAATGGGTGGTGAGACCCAGGACGTCGAAGTGTCGGCGCTCAAGAAGACCGGTCTGCAGGAGCTGATCGACAAGATCCAGCTTCAGGCCGAACTGCTCGAACTGCAGGCCAACCCCGACCGCGCCGCCGAAGGCAGCGTGATCGAGGCGAAGCTCGACAAGGGCCGTGGTCCGGTCGCGACCGTGCTGGTCCGTCGCGGTACGCTGAAGGTCGGCGACGTGTTCGTCGTCGGCGCGGAAAGCGGCAAGGTCCGCGCGCTGATCGACGACAAGGGTCGTCAGGTGAAGGAAGCCGGCCCGTCGACTCCGGTCGAGGTGCTGGGCCTGTCGGGCGTGCCGATGGCGGGCGATCCGCTGCAGGTCGTCGAGAGCGAAGCACGCGCCCGTGAGGTCGCCGAATATCGTCAGGGCGTGCTGCTCCAGAAGCGCACCACCCAGGCGCCGGCCAGCCTCGAGAGCATGTTCTCCGCGCTCAAGTCGAAGCAGGCGATCGAATATCCGCTGGTGGTCAAGGCCGATACCCAGGGGTCGGTCGAAGCCATTGTCGGCTCGCTCAACAAGATCTCGACCGACGATATCCGGGTGCGCATCCTGCATTCGGGCGTGGGCGGCATCACCGAGAGCGACGTGACGCTGGCAGCGGCTAGCGGCGCGCCGATCATCGGCTTCAACGTGCGTCCCAATGCGAAGGCACGCGAGATTGCCGAGCGGAACAAGGTGGCGTTGAAGTACTACGACGTCATCTACACGCTGACCGACGATATCCGTGCGGGCATGGCCGGTACCCTGGGTCCGGAAGCGTTCGAAACGGTCGTCGGCCGCGCCGAAATCCGCGAGGTCTTCTCGGCGGGCAAGCATGGCAAGGCCGCAGGGCTCCTGGTGGTCGAAGGCATCATCCGCAAGGCGCTCAAGGCGCGCATCACGCGCAACGACGTCATCATCTATCAGGGTGAGATCGCGTCGCTGCGTCGCTTCAAGGACGATGTCCCCGAAGTGCGCGCAGGCCTCGAATGCGGTGTCACGTTCACGCAGAACTTCACCGACATCAAGGCGGGCGACTTCCTTGAAACCTACGAAGTCGAACTGCGCGATCGCACGCTGTGA